A section of the Paenibacillus aurantius genome encodes:
- a CDS encoding UxaA family hydrolase: MGTLMGYKRANGDTGIRNHLLVIPTVICANQVCSRIVQMVPETVAIPHQHGCSQIGADKSRTFETLAGTGRNPNVGAVLVVSLGCEVVNPYELADAIRVTGKPVEVLDIQEAGGSVKAIQQGTEIANRLRAELDKAERVELSLSELIVGVKCGGSDATSGLASNPALGNAADRLIAEGGGIVIGETTEIIGAEHILAARCRTPEISDKLYHIVDRFEKEVERMGEDMRGGNPSPGNIAGGLSTIEEKSLGCISKCGTAPFEGVIEYAEKIPGKGLYFMDSPGNDIECVSGMAASGVHLVCFTTGRGTPTGSAVIPVIKITGNGRMYERMADNMDVNVGPMLEGSMNVEEAGELIWQEIREVADGKLTKAEILGHQEFSINRIGPSL, encoded by the coding sequence ATGGGGACCCTTATGGGATACAAAAGAGCAAACGGGGATACGGGCATACGCAATCATTTGCTGGTCATCCCTACCGTTATTTGCGCCAACCAGGTTTGCAGCCGGATCGTTCAGATGGTTCCTGAAACCGTTGCCATTCCGCACCAGCACGGCTGCAGCCAGATCGGTGCCGACAAGTCCCGCACCTTCGAGACCTTGGCCGGAACCGGCCGTAATCCGAATGTGGGGGCGGTGCTTGTCGTAAGCCTTGGCTGCGAGGTCGTGAACCCTTACGAGCTCGCGGACGCCATCCGCGTTACGGGTAAACCGGTGGAAGTACTGGATATCCAGGAAGCCGGAGGGTCGGTGAAGGCTATTCAGCAGGGGACCGAGATCGCGAATCGCCTCCGGGCGGAGCTCGATAAAGCGGAGCGGGTGGAGCTGTCCTTAAGCGAGCTGATCGTCGGGGTCAAGTGCGGTGGATCGGATGCCACGTCCGGCCTTGCATCCAATCCGGCTCTAGGCAACGCCGCGGACCGGTTGATTGCGGAAGGCGGCGGCATCGTAATCGGAGAAACGACGGAGATCATCGGAGCCGAGCACATTCTGGCCGCCCGCTGCCGGACGCCGGAAATCTCGGATAAGCTTTATCACATCGTAGACCGCTTCGAGAAAGAAGTGGAGCGGATGGGCGAGGACATGCGAGGAGGGAATCCAAGTCCCGGCAATATCGCGGGAGGGCTCTCCACGATCGAAGAGAAGTCGCTCGGATGCATCAGCAAATGCGGGACGGCTCCTTTTGAAGGCGTTATCGAATATGCGGAGAAAATTCCCGGCAAAGGGCTATATTTCATGGACTCCCCGGGAAATGACATCGAATGCGTCTCCGGCATGGCCGCGAGCGGCGTCCACCTGGTCTGCTTCACCACGGGAAGGGGAACACCGACCGGATCCGCGGTTATTCCCGTCATCAAAATTACCGGTAACGGCCGGATGTATGAACGGATGGCCGACAACATGGACGTGAATGTCGGACCGATGCTCGAAGGCTCCATGAATGTGGAGGAAGCCGGAGAGCTGATCTGGCAAGAAATCCGCGAGGTGGCCGACGGAAAGCTGACCAAAGCCGAAATTCTCGGGCATCAGGAGTTCAGCATCAACCGGATCGGTCCGAGCCTCTAA